Proteins encoded together in one Rossellomorea sp. y25 window:
- the ispG gene encoding flavodoxin-dependent (E)-4-hydroxy-3-methylbut-2-enyl-diphosphate synthase — MIHRSKTRPVKVGDLTIGGNNELVIQSMTTTKTHDVEATVKEIHRLEEAGCQVVRVACPDERAADAIADIKKQINIPLVVDIHFDYKLALKAIEGGADKIRINPGNIGRREKVEAVVKAAKEKGIPIRIGVNAGSLERKILEKYGYPTADGMVESALHHIKILEDLDFHDIIVSMKASDVNLAIEAYTKAAKAFDYPLHLGITESGTLFAGTVKSAAGLGAILSLGIGNTLRISLSADPVEEVKVARELLKSFGLASNAATLISCPTCGRIEIDLISIANEVEEYISTIKAPIKVAVLGCAVNGPGEAREADIGIAGARGEGLLFRKGKTVRKVPEETMVEELKKEIDKIAEEYFAQQEAEKKEQEEQEV; from the coding sequence ATTATACATCGTTCAAAAACACGTCCGGTCAAAGTCGGAGATTTAACTATTGGCGGTAACAATGAACTTGTTATCCAAAGTATGACCACTACAAAGACACATGATGTTGAAGCAACGGTAAAAGAGATTCACCGTCTCGAAGAAGCAGGTTGTCAGGTTGTCCGCGTAGCTTGTCCAGATGAACGTGCAGCAGACGCAATAGCTGATATTAAGAAGCAAATCAACATTCCACTTGTTGTCGATATACATTTTGACTATAAACTAGCCTTAAAGGCCATTGAAGGCGGAGCCGATAAAATCCGAATCAATCCAGGGAATATCGGTCGCCGTGAAAAAGTGGAGGCAGTTGTCAAAGCAGCGAAAGAAAAAGGGATTCCGATTCGTATCGGGGTAAATGCCGGAAGCTTGGAAAGAAAAATCCTTGAAAAGTACGGATACCCAACGGCTGATGGTATGGTAGAAAGTGCCCTTCATCACATCAAGATCCTGGAAGACCTGGATTTTCACGACATTATCGTGTCCATGAAAGCATCTGATGTGAATTTAGCCATCGAAGCCTACACGAAAGCAGCTAAAGCTTTTGACTACCCACTTCACCTCGGAATCACTGAATCAGGCACATTGTTTGCTGGAACGGTGAAGAGTGCAGCAGGTCTTGGTGCGATCCTTAGCCTTGGCATTGGTAATACACTGCGTATTTCCTTAAGTGCTGACCCAGTGGAAGAAGTTAAAGTAGCCAGAGAACTTTTAAAGTCGTTTGGATTAGCATCAAATGCTGCTACCTTAATTTCGTGTCCGACATGCGGCCGTATCGAAATCGACTTAATTTCAATCGCCAATGAAGTGGAGGAGTACATCTCCACCATTAAAGCACCGATTAAAGTGGCTGTCCTTGGATGTGCAGTAAATGGACCGGGCGAAGCCAGAGAAGCCGATATCGGTATTGCCGGGGCTCGTGGGGAAGGACTACTATTCCGAAAAGGAAAGACCGTCCGTAAAGTTCCTGAAGAGACAATGGTTGAGGAATTAAAGAAGGAAATCGACAAAATCGCAGAAGAATATTTTGCACAGCAAGAAGCAGAAAAGAAAGAACAAGAAGAACAAGAAGTTTAA
- a CDS encoding DUF4190 domain-containing protein — protein MSDERRELNSVDRNLQDIDVYYDNPETDVSKEYREETAAEIAAPMSVSRDFEEDTAEDTTTSGRVLGYSALALSILSLFILPVIMGAAGIVLGFVARRRGAEMLGAWAIGIGAVSIIIGLFVLPFF, from the coding sequence ATGAGTGATGAACGACGCGAATTAAACAGCGTTGATCGAAATCTACAAGATATCGACGTGTATTACGACAATCCGGAAACAGATGTGAGTAAAGAATACCGTGAAGAGACAGCAGCAGAAATTGCTGCTCCAATGAGTGTAAGCCGCGACTTTGAAGAGGATACCGCCGAAGATACGACAACATCAGGTCGTGTATTGGGTTACTCTGCACTTGCCCTATCCATTCTTTCCTTATTCATTCTCCCTGTAATCATGGGGGCTGCTGGGATTGTACTTGGATTTGTGGCAAGAAGAAGAGGAGCAGAAATGCTCGGTGCCTGGGCCATCGGAATTGGGGCCGTATCGATAATTATCGGATTATTTGTACTGCCGTTCTTTTAA